One window of the Lytechinus pictus isolate F3 Inbred chromosome 5, Lp3.0, whole genome shotgun sequence genome contains the following:
- the LOC129261473 gene encoding arginine--tRNA ligase, cytoplasmic-like produces the protein MDNLVKKMTSRASEQEAQIAELKQQIRELQNGGTEEWEKVPPELEKLQTENQKLKYRILHLKRSIDEEESQSGGDTLGNNVCDRLTEIFRTALRVAYPSLTNAPVSVQPSQQERFGDYQCNNAMIIAQQLKAQGSPVSPRVVAQQILANIPPNDVIEKVDIAGPGFINIHLKKSYIAPLITGILTQGVLPPPLKKKKRVVIDMSSPNIAKEMHIGHLRSTIIGESISRLMEFVGHDVLKVNHLGDWGTQFGMLITHLADQFPNYLNESPPIQDLQKFYKESKVRFDGDEEFKKRAYQMVVRLQGGEPAIIKAWELICDISKREFNKIYERLDVKNLIPRGESFYQERMNVVVKKLEAGGYLELDEGRKIMFTPDSTVPLTIVKSDGGYTYDTSDMATLYQRVHEEKGEWLIYVVDMGQGTHFDAIFSGCRKVGWYDPKNVRIEHVGFGVVLGEDKKKFKTRSGDVVKLVELLDEGLRRSLETLKEKGRDEVLTAEELKAAQESVAYGCIKYADLCHRRTNDYIFSFDKMLDDKGNTAVYLLYAYTRIRSIARNAKVLSKTLQEAAKTMSIPVDHPKEWKLAKCLARFPEVISRTLDDLFIHSICDYLYEVSNTFTEFYEVCYCITKNKQTGEIESVDTGRLLLCEATAAIMAKGFDILGLHPVEKM, from the exons ATGGACAACCtggttaaaaaaatgacatctcGAGCTTCTGAACAA GAGGCTCAGATCGCGGAACTGAAGCAGCAAATCAGAGAGCTGCAGAACGGTGGGACAGAGGAGTGGGAGAAGGTGCCTCCTGAACTGGAGAAACTGCAGACTGAAAATCAAAAGCTCAAGTACCGCATTCTGCACCTAAAGAGG AGCATTGATGAGGAGGAGTCCCAAAGCGGTGGTGATACTCTAGGTAACAATGTCTGCGACAGGCTTACAGAGATCTTCAGGACTGCTCTTCGTGTTGCCTATCCTTCCCTTACCAATGCTCCTGTGTCCGTCCAGCCCAGTCAACAGGAGAGGTTTGGAGACTACCAGTGCAACAATGCTATGATAATTGCCCAG CAATTGAAGGCTCAAGGCTCCCCAGTCTCACCCCGAGTTGTTGCCCAGCAGATCCTGGCAAACATCCCTCCAAATGATGTCATTGAAAAG GTTGATATTGCCGGACCTGGTTTCATCAACATCCACCTCAAGAAATCCTACATCGCCCCCCTCATCACCGGTATCCTGACCCAAGGGGTACTCCCTCCGCCCctcaaaaagaagaagagggttGTCATTGACATGTCTTCTCCCAATATAGCCAAGGAGATGCACATCGGTCACCTGAGGTCAACCATCATCGGGGAGAGCATTTCTCGGCTCATGGAGTTCGTAG GCCATGATGTGTTGAAGGTGAATCATCTCGGAGACTGGGGAACTCAGTTTGGCATGCTCATCACCCATCTCGCCGATCAGTTTCCAAACTATCTCAATGAGTCTCCTCCCATCCAGGATCTTCAAAAGTTCTACAAG GAATCAAAGGTGAGgtttgatggtgatgaagaatTCAAGAAGAGGGCATACCAGATGGTTGTTAGACTCCAGGGTGGTGAACCGGCTATCATCAAGGCTTGGGAACTCATATGTGACATCTCAAAGAGGG AATTCAACAAGATCTATGAGCGCCTTGATGTGAAGAATTTAATCCCAAGAGGAGAGTCGTTTTACCAGGAAAGGATGAATGTTGTTGTAAAGAAACTTGAGGCTGGAG GATACTTGGAGTTAGACGAGGGTAGAAAGATCATGTTCACACCGGACAGCACCGTGCCTTTAACTATCGTTAAGTCCGATGGGGGCTACACCTACGACACCTCAGACATGGCCACTCTGTACCAGAGAGTGCATGAGGAGAAAGGAGAATGGCTCATATATGTAGTTGACATGGGACAG GGAACTCATTTCGATGCAATCTTCAGCGGCTGTCGCAAGGTCGGATGGTATGACCCCAAGAACGTCAGAATAGAGCATGTCGGATTTGGGGTTGTATTAGGAGAGGACAA GAAGAAGTTCAAGACTCGTTCTGGAGATGTTGTCAAGCTGGTTGAGCTTCTCGATGAGGGGCTGAGGCGATCGTTGGAAACGCttaaagagaaaggaagagatgag GTACTAACAGCCGAGGAGCTCAAAGCAGCCCAGGAATCTGTGGCCTATGGATGTATCAAGTATGCAGATCTCTGCCATCGTAGGACCAATGATTATATCTTCTCATTCGACAAG ATGTTGGATGACAAAGGGAACACTGCCGTCTACCTGCTCTATGCATACACCCGTATCAG GTCTATCGCCAGGAATGCCAAGGTGCTGTCCAAGACCCTACAGGAGGCTGCGAAGACCATGTCCATTCCCGTTGATCACCCAAAAGAATGGAAGCTAGCCAAGTGCCTGGCTAGGTTTCCTGAGGTCATCTCCCGTACGCTGGACGATCTATTCATCCACAGCATCTGTGACTACCTCTACGAGGTCTCCAACACATTCACAGAGTTCTATGAAGTCTGCTATTGTATCACCAAGAACAAGCAGACAG GGGAAATTGAGAGTGTGGACACAGGACGCCTGCTCCTCTGCGAGGCTACAGCCGCCATCATGGCAAAGGGCTTCGACATACTAGGACTCCACCCTGTCGAGAAGATGTAG